The Dehalococcoidia bacterium region CGCATCGGCGTTATCTCCAACACCTACCAGTCGCGGGCGTCGCTCGAACGCTCCCTCGCCGACCACGGGCTGCTCCCCTTAATCGACGTGCTGGTCATCTCGTCAGAAGTCGGCCTTACAAAGCCGCACCCGGCGATCTTCGAAGCGGCGCTGAATGCGCTGCGGGTCTCGCCCGCTGAGGCCGTGTTCATCGGCGACACGCCGCTCGCCGACATAAAAGGCGCGAAAAACCTGGGGATGCGCGCCGTCCTGACGCACCAGTTCCGTCAGGCCGACCCAGGGGAATACCAACCCGATCTGATAATCAAACGTCCGGGCGAGATCATCGACTACGTGGACAGGCAGGAGCGCGACGGTCCCTGATGCCCCCGCGGCGATCAGTGGCGCCGGTAGACCTCCCGGCCGGCGACAAACGTCATTTCGACCTCGAGGTCGGGCGCGAGCACGACGATGTCGGCGTCGCCGCCGGGCGATATCCTCCCCTTGCTTCCTTCCCTGATGACTGCTGCGGGGCTAACGGTCGCCATCGTCACCGCCTCGGAGGGGCGGAGCAGCAGCCGGCGCCAGACGTTCGCGACTGCCCGGTCCATCGTCACCGTGCTGCCGGCGAGGGTGCCGTCGCCGCGACGGGCCACGCCGCCTTCGACCCGCACCTTCGCGCCCTGAAGCTCGAACACGCCGTCGGAGAGGCCCGCCAGGGGAATGCCGTCGCTCACGAGCACTGTCCCCGCCGCGCTCTTCGCCCTGAGCAGCAGCTCGATGGCGCCGGGGTGCGCGTGCACGCCGTCGGCGATGATCTCGGCGGTCACCGAAGGGCGGTTGAGGACGGCGCCCAGACAGCCCGGGTCGCGGTGGTGGAAGAGACGCATGGCGTTGAAGCAGTGCGTTACGTGGCTGATGCCCGCCGAGAAACCTTCCATCGCTTCCTCGTAGCCGGCGTCGCTGTGGGCGAGAGCGGCCACGACGCCTGCGGCCGTCGCCTCGCGGATCACCGCCTCTGCGCCCGGCAGCTCCGGCGCGATGGCCAGTACGCGCAGGTTGCCTTCCGCGGCGTCCAGATATCCTCGCAACTCCGATACGTCGGGCGGATGCAGGGAGGGCGGGTCGAAGGCGCCGGGACGCTCCGTGCTGAGGAAGGGCCCCTCGAGGTAGAAGCCG contains the following coding sequences:
- the nagA gene encoding N-acetylglucosamine-6-phosphate deacetylase → MSPSSYLLALTHARILTPTEEIEDGTVVIQDGRILRVDRDAPPPEARTLDLRGLIVAPGFVDLHTHGGGGFSLTSGDPDELRGYAQWAVSTGVTSFLIALVPAPREELVAQMRTLLPLLRAPTNGARPLGFYLEGPFLSTERPGAFDPPSLHPPDVSELRGYLDAAEGNLRVLAIAPELPGAEAVIREATAAGVVAALAHSDAGYEEAMEGFSAGISHVTHCFNAMRLFHHRDPGCLGAVLNRPSVTAEIIADGVHAHPGAIELLLRAKSAAGTVLVSDGIPLAGLSDGVFELQGAKVRVEGGVARRGDGTLAGSTVTMDRAVANVWRRLLLRPSEAVTMATVSPAAVIREGSKGRISPGGDADIVVLAPDLEVEMTFVAGREVYRRH